The Alkalihalobacillus sp. LMS6 genomic interval TCATGTTTTCACACTCAAGTACGGCAAAGTATGAAGGCATCTTCTTTAAAGAAACCGGCACAGATTTCAATAACGGGATCTTTAAATTTATGAAGCACAACAAAATGATTCAAGTGCACATTACAGACGATCGTGTAACGGAGCCGACGAAAATTTATCCGACTCTAAAAGAAGAAAAGCTGCAGAAATAATGAAAAAAGCGCAAAAGATGGTTTAGCGTATAGCCCATCCTTTGCGCTTTTCATTTTATGATCCAAACGATTTAAATTGCTTCTCCATATCGATTTCTACTTTATTAAAAGCTTCTCCATTTGGTTTTCCGAATGGAAGCTGTGCTTTTAGTTCCCATGTAGCTGGAATGGACCATTTACCTTTTTCCGATTCAGTGGTCCATGCCTCGTAATGTGTTAAATTTCCACCAAATCCTTCAACCTGTAGTGCATTCCACACCGTAAACTGGAGCATGCCCGACGATTGATTTGACCAAGTCGGAAAATATTCAAGGTATTTTGGGTTCTTTCTTTGTGCCTCTGAAATGGCTGCGTAATCTTCAAAAAAGAGCACAGTACCGTATCCTTTTTCATACTGATACACCTGCTTACGTTCTTCCTCACTAATGGTCTCCAATTGTTTCACATGCGTCCAAAATTGCTCGTGCCGCTCACCTGTGATGAGCCACACTCTACTTGACTGAGAATTAAACGGTGTGGGTACATATTTAATCGCATGTTCAATCACTTCAATAATACGTTCTTTTGGCACAACCGCTTCGGCAGAAAGATCTACATACGCCTGTCGATTTTGAATCGCTTCAAAAAAAGTTGTCATAGCACTTCCCCTTTCAATCTGTACTTCTAATTACTTAGTTTACAGAGCGCACATAGAGATCTCAAGAAAACGGCCTTCTTATTCTTGTGTAAATTTTATGAACATCTCAGAAGGATCTTGTATTGTAAACGATGTCTCACCCTCTTCAATTAAAACAGCTTTAACAGCTGGCGTCTCTCGTATAGCATAGAACTCTTTCTCGTCGAGCATTCTTATCGTATACCGACTCATCCCAACAAATGGTTCTGGCGCGGTGGTTTTATTTCTTACCCACGTGTTAAATCCAAAATGGTGATGATAGCCTGCCCCTGACATGAAGAGTGCCTGCTGCCCAAAATGCGTCATTGTATCAAATTGGAGTACGTCTTTATAAAATTGTTCCGTTTCTGCTAAATCTTTTACATGCATATGAACATGACCCATTGTTAATCCATTCGGTATACCGTTCCAGTCCTCAGCTAGATCAAGGAGACTCTGTGCATTCAGTTGAATCGTATCCATCCGAATAGACCCGTCCTCTGAATACGTCCAACTGTTTCGGGGGCGATCGCAATAAAGTTCAATCCCATTTCCATCTGGATCATTTAGATAAATTGCTTCACTCACTAAATGGTCAGCACCACCGATTTCGATTTGTTTTTTTTGTAGATGGAGAAGCTGGGCCCCAAGCGAAGCACGGTCAGGGTACAATAAAGCAAAATGATACAGACCTACATAAAGTTGACCTGGGTTCTTTTTAGCATCACGGTTTTCATTTAAAATTAAAAGCCTGGCTCCTTCGTTCGTAAAAAGTTCTGCCCTTTGTCCTTCCACCTTTATTTCTTTAAACCCAATTATGTCACGGTAAAAATCCAAAGACTCTTCCAAATTTGTTACAGTTAACTCCACTTCACCTAAGCTCATTCGTTCATACATCACTATAGATGCCTCCTTGTTTTATAGAATACAACGTTAAGAAAATTGTATACGGTCAATTTAATTATTGGAAGTACGCACTTATTTGTACTATAGTATATAAAAAGATACTAAATACGAGGTGGATGATATGGAGAATTCTTGTCAAGTAGATACGGCTCTTGAAATTTTAGTTGGCAAATGGAAGCATAAAATTTTGTTTCAGTTGTTACACCAAGATGTGATGCGGTTTAATGAGTTAAAACGAGCAATTCCTGGTATTACACAAAAAATGCTTACATCGCAACTACGTGAACTTGAACAAAACGACATTATTCAGCGTGAAGTTTATCCACAAATCCCGCCAAAAGTTGAATACTCTATGACGCCTTACGGTGAAAGTCTAAAACCGATTCTTGATGCAATGCACAGTTGGGGATCGAATCATATTAAACATTTAGACCTCATGTTCCCGCAGACGAAAGAGCAATGAAAGAGGCTCAATGCAAGAAAAGAAGACGATTGATCCTAGTGGATCAATCGTCTTTTCAATCTGTTCGTATACGTTTCATAATTACGGTTTCGTTACTTTTAAAACCCACCAAATTAACAAAAACTGTAATGGCAGTCTTAACCATAAAGCATAAGTAGGCAAACTAAATTGTTCTGGAACAAATGCCATATAAAGATTGACTGGGAAAACAAGGATTAAAAAGATCGTTGTCCATATACCGGCTCTTGAACGAGTCGGCTTATACACAAGTAAGACGGCGAGTGCCATCTCAACAATCCCAGAAGCATAAACAATAAATGGGCGAAACGGAACCCATTCAGGCATCGCTTCAATGAAAAATGAATCAATAACAAAATGACCAATACCTGCCATAAAAAACAATAGGGCAAATACATACAGTCCAATAACTCGTAACATAGCCAATTACTCCTATTCTGTCATGACGTCTAACTCTGGTAGCCATTGGCTCATATGCGCTTCGACATCTTCAAGATGTGTATTAACATCTGGTAATTCACGATCAGTTAAGTCTTTCATAGGCGTCACACGATAATTGCGATCACCTTCTTCAAATTGAACATAAGTAGGGAGAAGGGCAGGGTTTACAGCTCTAGCTTTTTCACCTTCAACCACCTCTAGCTCAAAGTGAAAGATGCCACCAACACGTCTCGGGTGGTCATATTGACCAGATAAAAAATTCCCAAGTGAATAGACAACAAGCATCTCGTGTTCATGTTTCCCTTCAATCCATTCTGCAGGTTGAAGAACATGTGGATGATGACCGATTACGGCTGTTGCTCCATTATCCGCAGCAATTTGTACCCAATCTCGCTGTTGTTGATTAGGATAGTCTACATATTCATCTCCTGCATGTAAAGCAACAAGAACGGCATCAGCCTTCTCGCTAGCATCTGCTATTTGGGTTGCCATAAGAGAGGGATCAGCAAGATTAACAAGATAGTCCCTTCCATCCGGAACAGGAATTCCATTTGTCCCATATGTATAACTTAATACAGCAATCGATATGCCTTCACTTTCAACAATCCGTAATTCGCTTGCATCTTCTTCATCTCGAAATGATCCTGTGTATACCATATCTAGTTCATCCCAGTATTGAAGCGCATTCATGATGGACTGAGGCCCACGGTCTAGCGTATGATTATTTGCTAATGTAACAACATCAACACCTGCTTCTTTTAACGCATCTCCGACTTCAAACGGAGAATTAAAAGCAGGGTATCCAGATAATCCGATTTCTTCACCACCAATCATCGTTTCTTGATTCGCAATGGTTACGTCTGCCTCTTGTAAATAAGGAGCGACGTCTTCTAACATCGGCGTAAAATCAAAGCCATCTTCTATTCTAGCATCGTCATAAACACGATCATGGATTAATATATCGCCTACTGCACGTATTGTTGTGGTTTGGTAAAAGCGGTTCGCTTGTGCGGTTCGCTCCATTCCTTCAACATACTCCATTTTTCCTAAAGACGTCATTTCCGTTGAAGTCGCCTCTACTCCTGAGTCGCAACCAGTCATAAAAAAAAGGACAGCGATAAAACCAAAAGTAGGAGTGGTTCGCTTCATTCAAGTTTCCCCTTCCAACGCTAATCTCTAGTCATCGCTACTTCATCGTGGTCCCAGTTCGATCTCTCATCGTACAAGTGACATGCGGCATAATGACCAGGTTCATACTCCTTCATTTCTGGTACCATCATAGCACATTTTTCCATTACTTTGGGACATCTTGTCCGAAACACACATCCGCTAGGTGGTGATATAGGACTAGGAATCTCTCCTTTTAGTAGAATCGGTTCGCGTTCATCTTCAAGATCAGGGTCTGGAATAGGGATCGCCGATAATAACGCTTCCGTATAAGGATGAAGCGGTCTTTTATAAAGTTGTTCGCTTGTTGTTAATTCAACTAATTTCCCTAGATACATCACACCAATTCGATCACTAATATGGCGTACCATCGAAAGGTCATGAGCAATGAACAAAAACGTTAGTCCTTGCTCCCGCTGAAGCTTTTGCAAAAGATTTACGACTTGTGCTTGAATGGATACATCTAGTGCCGAAATCGGTTCGTCTGCTACAATAAACTCTGGCTGTAAAGCAAGTGCCCGTGCAATTCCAATACGCTGACGCTGTCCTCCACTAAATTCATGTGGATACCGATTGGCATGTTCTTTATTTAAACCTACTGTTTCTAACAGCTCCCATACCCGTTCCTTTCTTTCCTTGCCTCTTAAGTGCCGGTGAACATCCAGCCCCTCAGCAATAATATCCATCACCATTGACCGAGGGTTTAACGAGGCATACGGATCTTGAAAAATCATTTGCATGCTTCGGTCCAGTTCTTTCTTCTGCTTGGCATTTGCTTGATGAACAATTTGATCCTTGAACGTAATCGATCCGTCTGTCGGTTCATAGAGTCTTAATATCGTCCGTCCTAATGTCGACTTTCCACATCCCGATTCACCAACTAAGCCAAACATTTCACCTTTTTTTATTGAAAATGAAACGCCGTCCACTGCCTTAAGCGTTTGATTTTTTCGTATATGAAAATGTTTCTTCACATCTCGTAATTCTATCATCATCTCATCTTTTTTCATGACGCATTCACCTCCCATAATGAGGAACTACTAAATCTTCTAACGCCACACAATTCTTTATCATAAATCGTTCCGCTTAGCGCAATCTCTTCAACGTTTTTCCCCGTTTTAGGTGCGTGAATGATCTTTCCGTTTCCAGCGTACATCGCTACGTGATGGACGCTACCTGCCCCTTCGTCATAAGCAAAATAAAGCAGGTCCCCTTGCTCCATCTCCTTTTCATTAATCACAATCCCTGTTTGAAATTGATTCGATGCATCTCTAGGAAGAATGATGCCGCTACTTTTATACATTCGATAAACAAAACCTGAACAATCAAACCCAAAACCGCTCATGCCTGCCCAGAGATAAGGAAGACCGAGAAACCGCCTTGCATTTGTTAAGAAGGCCGTTCCATTCTTTTCAAATTGCTGAAACGAAACCTCCATCCTCTCCATATACCCTTCTCCAAGTGGCGTGCGCACACGAATCCAGTCATCTTCAGCGGTTGTTACTTCAAACGTTGTTCCAAAGCTAAGGTGGAGCCAACGCTGTTTTTGTAGCGTATAAAGCCAAGCAGTTTGACTCGTAATCAGTACGCTTTGCTCACTGTTGACATGGTTTGAAGCAGTAAGATGACGGCTTGGCACCCAACCTGGGTATCCATTTACATGCTTCACTGTCGGTTGATCAGGGATGATAATTTCGGACCATCCGTTTTCTTCATTTAACACTTCGACTCGATCGTTAAATAAAAGTTGTGTCTGTGCGAGATTATCTGTGCACAGCTGCAGACGGTCTTCATATGACATAGTAGCTAAATACACATCTATTCGATAAGGCTCTTCTGTAATCAGTTGATCAATTGGTCGTGGGGATGTGTTTGTCGTCCAAACTGTTGATACCGGCACACTTACGCGCTTTTCTATCATATTCTCACTCCCTCGTTCCCGCTTCTATCGTTACTGTTTTTTTATGTGTATCAAGGGTTGCTTGAGCCCCGTACGGTATGGAGTACACTGGCATGCAATGACCAATTGGAAACCCTCTTATGCATGGTTTTCCACTACGATTTAAATAGTGATCGAATACGTCTTCTAAACGAAGAGACCGATGACGCTTTTTCGGGGTACATTGATTAAAATCACCGATTACGAAACCAGCTGCATCATCAAGTATGCCTGCAAGTCTTAGCTGATTTAACATTCGATCAATCCGGTATGGCTCCTCTTCAATTTCTTCAAGAAACAAAAGAGCACCTTTCGCATTTATTTCGTAAGGGCTCCCAATTAAACTAGATAGCAAAGTAAGATTGCCTCCAATAAGAGGTCCTTTCACGTAGCCATCTTGCAAACTCGTTACTGGTTGATCTTGCTCCTCCAACGTAAGTGCTGTAGGGGACATAATTTGTTTTAATCCTGCCATTGTTAAGGAATCAACTTCATTTGCTAGATCAGAGCTCATCATCGGTCCGTGAAAGGTTACGAGACCTGTTTGCTGGTAAATCGCTGTGTGCAGACACGTGATGTCGCTATAGCCCCAAAAGATTTTTGGGTTTTCCTTGATGAGATCGTACCGAATTTGATCGACTATTCTTGGTGTTCCGTAGCCACCGCACGCGCAAAAAATGCCTTTTACCTCATCATTTAAAAACATATCTTCTAACGCTTTAATACGATGGGAGTCTTCTGCACTTAAATACCCAAAACCATCTGTTAAATGTTCAGATAGGAGTACTTGTAACCCCATCTCTTCATATATTTTCATAGCCTTCTCAATATTTGCTTGAAGCGGCTTACTAGCTGGCGCGATTACTCCAATTGTATCGCCTTTTTGTAATGCCTTCGGATAAATGGTCTTCATGTCACCCTCCAAATGGAAAAAGGGAGAGAGCTAGAACTTCTCCCCCTAATGATTTATTCATTTACATCTGCCCACTTTAGCTCTGTATACCCAACTGGGTGGCGAACAATGCCTGAAACGGCTTCATTTTCCAATACTGGCTGGTTATAAAAATAAAGTGGAAAGAACGGCATTTCTTCTAATACTAATGCTTCCGCTTCGTGCAGAAGTTCAAATCTCCGCTCTTCATCTCCTTCAGCTTTAGAATCAGCAATTAATTGGTCATACTCTTCGTTTGACCATGCTGTGCGATTCATGGAGCTATCTGTCACAAAGCTTTCTAAAAAGTTAATCGGGTCAGCATAGTCTGCCACAAAAGAGGAACGAGACATTTGCATTTCTAACCCACGTTGACGATCTAAAAATACACTCGCCTCTACTACTTCAAGATCTACATCAACCTCAAGATTTTCGGCATACATCTGCTGTAAGCTTTCTGCAATCCGCTCATGTTCAGGAGGTCCAGAACTATACGAGATTGTAATAGATGGAAGCTCATCATACCCTTCTTCTTCCATTCCTTCAGCAAGGAGCTGCTGTGCCTCTTCTACATCGTATGCAAATAAGTCACCGCCTACCTCTCTAAAATCTTCACCAGAAGGTTCCGGGAATCCATAGGACACAAAGCCATTTGCAACATTTTGGTTTTGACGAATTACGCTATCCACGATCGTTTGTCGATCAACAGATTTAGCAAATGCTTGCCGAATTTTTTTATTTTGAAATGGTTCTTCTGTCGTTAAGAATCGATAAAAATACGTTCCCGCTTGATCATATAAATCTACTTCTCCACTAGCAATTAACTCTTCTGCCAAATCTGCTGGAGGCGTTGTTGAATGAAGTCCGCCTTGCTCAAATAAACTGTAGGCCGTATTTTGATCTTCTACCATGAGCCAAGTCGCTCCATCAAGGGCAACAGAATCTGCATCCCAGTATTCTTCATTACGAGTCATTCGTAGTTCCGTATTATGATCCCAGCCAGTTAATTCGAATGGTCCATTGCTAATGTACGTATCTGCTTCTTGATGCCATGAATCATTTTCCTCTACAGTCGCTTTATGAACGGGAAAGAAAGAAGGATTGGTTACTAAGTTTAAAAAGTATTGTTGCGGACTATTGAGAACAACTTCTAACGTCTTTTCATCAACAGCCGTCACCATCACGTCATCTTCAGAACCTTCACCTTCATAAAATTCATTTGCGCCATCAATCAAATTTGCTAAAAAAGCAGCTGGCGAACCTGTATCTGGATTAACAAGTCGTTTCCAGGCATACTCAAAATCTTCAGCTGTCACAGGATCTCCATTCGACCAGTTTGCATTTTCTCGAAGGTAAAACGTATAGGTTAACCCATCGTCTGATACCTCGTACCGTTCTGCCACTGCCTCTTCAGGCTGATGATCTGCATTTAGTCGCATTAACCCTTCCATAATATTATTTAACGGTGCACTCGAAACCGTTTCGAACGCAATTTGTGGATCTAAGCTAACAGGCTCTGCACCATTGTTCACAATAAGTACTTTATCGCCGGTTTCATTTTCTTCGGTTCCCTCGTTCTCGTTTGGCTCGTTATCATTTGACGTACCTGTTGTACAAGCACTTAGCATCATCGTGGCCGCAACAGTTCCTAAAAACCATTTCTTTTTCATTTTGTTTCCCCCTTTTTTTATGCTAATTCTTTAAATACTTGCTTTGACCTTTCATCAAGCAACCAACATGCCGCTTGATGAGTCTCGGACACTTTTGTCATCTCAGGCATGTGATGACGACAAACATCCATCGCATAGTGACAACGAGCCGCAAACGGACAGCCTGTTGGTGGTGAAAACAAATCTGGTGGTGTCCCGGAAATTGGCACAAGTTCCTCTTTTGCATCGTCTAATCGGGGAATAGAACGTAACAGCCCTTTTGTGTAAGGATGAGCGGACTGATAGAAAAGCCCCCGACGATCGCTTAATTCAATTACTTTTCCTGCATACATCACGTGAACGCGATCCGCTAATTGAGCGACAACGCCAAGATCATGGGTAATTAAGATAATGGCGACGCCTGTTTTACGTTGAATTTCTTTAAAGAGCGATAGGATTTGCGCTTGAATCGTGACATCTAGTGCTGTGGTTGGCTCATCAGCAATTAAAATGTCCGGTTCACAAATAAGCGCCATCGCAATCATAAGACGCTGACGCATACCGCCACTAAATTCATGTGGATATTGCTTTAAGCGATCTTCTCCATTTGAAATGCCGACGATTGTCAACATCTCCAACGCCTTTGCTTTGGCTGCTGATGCGGAAATGGATGTATGCTTGCGAATGCCTTCTGTTAGCTGAGTTCCGATGCTAAGTGTCGGGTTTAAAGACGTCATCGGATCTTGGAAAATCATCGAGATATCATTTCCTTGTATTTTTCTCATTTTTTTATCTGACAACGTAAGCAAATTCGTTCCATTGAACCAAACTTCGCCTTGCTTCACTTTAGAAATTCCTTTTGGAAGCAGGCGCATGATGCTTTGTGCCGTTACGCTTTTCCCACAACCACTTTCTCCAACAATGGCAAGGGTTTCTCCTTTTTCAAGTTTTAAATTCACACCCCGAACAGCTTGGACTTCTCCACCATACGTTTTAAAATTTATATGTAAATCGTTTATTTCCAACAGCGACATGTTAGTTCCCCCTCGTCTTCGGATCAATGGCATCTTGTAGACCATCACCAAATACGTTAAACGCGTACATCGTTAGCGAGATAAAAAATGCAGGAAAGAATAAACGCCACCAGTTCCCTGTTAAGATGGAAGAAAGGCCGTCCTCTGCAAGCGATCCCCATGAAGCATAAGGTGCGGAAATGCCTAAGCCAAGAAAACTTAAAAATGCTTCCGCAAAAATAGCTGTAGGTACGGTTAGTGTCATTTGAATAATGATGGGTCCCATTGTATTTGGGAGTAGGCTTTTTCGAATAATATGACTTGTGCTCGCCCCAAAAACTTTAGAAGCAAGTACATACTCATTTTGTTTTAACGAAAGCACTTGCCCTCGAACAATTCGTGCCATGCCAACCCAACCGGTAATCGTTAAAGCAATAATGATCGTCAGCAAGCCTGGACCCATAATAACCATAAGGAGGATGACAACAAGTAAGTATGGAAGACCGTATAAAATCTCGACAATCCTCATCATAAACGAATCGGTTTTTCCACCTTTATAGCCAGAAACGCCACCGTAAATAATGCCGACCATACAATCAATTAATGCCGCTACTAATCCAACAAATAGCGAAATGCGCGCACCATACCAGGTTCTTGCAAACATATCTCGTCCTAGAGCGTCTGTGCCAAACCAATATTCACTCGATGGAGGTTGATTGACCATCGTATAATTGGGTGATGCGATTGAGTGTGGTGAGATCCACGGTCCAATAATCGCCATAATGGTTAAACCGATCATCGTAACCAAACCAAACATAGCAAGCTTATTTTGTTTTAGTCGCATCCAGACCGAGCGCCAATAAGAAAGAGATGGCCTTGATACTTGTTCAGCATTTAGCTGTTCTGTATTCCGTTGAAACAATTCGTCTTTCACTGATTGACCATTTGAATCGAGCAAAGCCATTATTTTGCCTCCTTCTTGTCCAGGCGAATTCTTGGATCGAGGAAGCCATAGATAATATCAACAATGAGCAGCATAACGAGCAAGATCGCACTGTAAAAAATGGTTGTACCCATAATGACGGCGTAATCTCGATTGTTAATGCCTTCAACGAAATAACGACCGATTCCAGGAATAGCAAAAATCTTTTCAATTACAAAACTCCCTGTTAAAACCCCAGCAACGAGCGTTCCCATAATCGTGACCACTGGCATTAATCCATTTCTTAACGCATGTTTTGTCACGACAACAAAAGGTGAAAGTCCTTTCGCTTGAGCCGTTCGTATGTAATCTTGAGTGAGCACATCCACCATTGTCGAGCGGGTTAACCGTGCTATGATTGCCATCGGTGATGTTGCTAAAGCAAAAACAGGTAAGATCATATGTGTCCAATCGTGCCATAAAGCAACCGGTAGGTAGTCTTTAAACGACTGAATAAGCAAAGCGGCTAAAATGAAATTTGGTACGGATAACCCTAAAACCGCTAATGTCATTAATAGATAATCAATCATGCCATTTCTTCTTAAAGCAGCAAGTACGCCTAAGGTCACACCTGAAATAAGAGCAAACCCTAACGCATATAAGCCTAGTTCAAGCGAAACAGGAAATCCTCTTGAAATTAAATCGTTAACGGATACGGCCGGTTGAGAGATCGATGGGCCAAAATCAAACTGGATGATTGAGCCTAAATAATCAACGTATTGCAGGAGAACTGGACGATCCAAACCATAATACGCTTCAAGATTTGCTTGAACCGCTTCACTTGTATTGTGCTCGCCATTTAATGGCGAACCAGGCACACTATGCATTAGAAAAAATGTCGCCGTAATAATAATCCATAGCGTCATGACCATCGCTAAAAAGCGACGACTGACATATTTAAGCATGAATATCGCCTCTCTTTAACAAAACGTCGTCTGCATAGCCAGCTCCGTCATCACCAGCATTGCTTGATATGCCTCTTTTACATCTTTCGCTTTAAATCCTACCGTTGTCCCCGTTTCAATAAATGCGCCTGGCATTAGCGCTGCCCACTCAGCTTGGCCATAGTTCGCAAATTCAATATGTAAGGTCGGTGCTCCTTTTCGTTTTAACGGAGAGGCTGTCGGTGTTCGTAACGCTAAATGCGTTTTTTCCTGAAGCAGCTTTTGACTTTCACTCGGCGATAAACATAAAGCAGAAGATCGAGACTGAGCTACTTTAACCGAAGCCGTCACCACTCCTGGAAGAAGCGCTTCCGCCTCTCTGCAAGCGCCTTCATCCCCAGCTACAAACGCCACCGGCACGTCATAATAGCCTGCAAGAAACGCATTTAACCCAAGTTCACCGATTAAGACACCATCTAACCACATATTACGGACACCAAAAATCATCGTATGACTCATGACACCCGGCATAGAGGCTCGTGCATGATAGCCGATGAAGAAGACACTTTGAAATGTATCATCCAAGCCTTGCATCATCGAAT includes:
- a CDS encoding ABC transporter permease encodes the protein MLKYVSRRFLAMVMTLWIIITATFFLMHSVPGSPLNGEHNTSEAVQANLEAYYGLDRPVLLQYVDYLGSIIQFDFGPSISQPAVSVNDLISRGFPVSLELGLYALGFALISGVTLGVLAALRRNGMIDYLLMTLAVLGLSVPNFILAALLIQSFKDYLPVALWHDWTHMILPVFALATSPMAIIARLTRSTMVDVLTQDYIRTAQAKGLSPFVVVTKHALRNGLMPVVTIMGTLVAGVLTGSFVIEKIFAIPGIGRYFVEGINNRDYAVIMGTTIFYSAILLVMLLIVDIIYGFLDPRIRLDKKEAK
- a CDS encoding ABC transporter ATP-binding protein encodes the protein MKKDEMMIELRDVKKHFHIRKNQTLKAVDGVSFSIKKGEMFGLVGESGCGKSTLGRTILRLYEPTDGSITFKDQIVHQANAKQKKELDRSMQMIFQDPYASLNPRSMVMDIIAEGLDVHRHLRGKERKERVWELLETVGLNKEHANRYPHEFSGGQRQRIGIARALALQPEFIVADEPISALDVSIQAQVVNLLQKLQREQGLTFLFIAHDLSMVRHISDRIGVMYLGKLVELTTSEQLYKRPLHPYTEALLSAIPIPDPDLEDEREPILLKGEIPSPISPPSGCVFRTRCPKVMEKCAMMVPEMKEYEPGHYAACHLYDERSNWDHDEVAMTRD
- a CDS encoding helix-turn-helix domain-containing protein gives rise to the protein MENSCQVDTALEILVGKWKHKILFQLLHQDVMRFNELKRAIPGITQKMLTSQLRELEQNDIIQREVYPQIPPKVEYSMTPYGESLKPILDAMHSWGSNHIKHLDLMFPQTKEQ
- a CDS encoding nitroreductase family protein produces the protein MTTFFEAIQNRQAYVDLSAEAVVPKERIIEVIEHAIKYVPTPFNSQSSRVWLITGERHEQFWTHVKQLETISEEERKQVYQYEKGYGTVLFFEDYAAISEAQRKNPKYLEYFPTWSNQSSGMLQFTVWNALQVEGFGGNLTHYEAWTTESEKGKWSIPATWELKAQLPFGKPNGEAFNKVEIDMEKQFKSFGS
- a CDS encoding peptide ABC transporter substrate-binding protein, producing the protein MKKKWFLGTVAATMMLSACTTGTSNDNEPNENEGTEENETGDKVLIVNNGAEPVSLDPQIAFETVSSAPLNNIMEGLMRLNADHQPEEAVAERYEVSDDGLTYTFYLRENANWSNGDPVTAEDFEYAWKRLVNPDTGSPAAFLANLIDGANEFYEGEGSEDDVMVTAVDEKTLEVVLNSPQQYFLNLVTNPSFFPVHKATVEENDSWHQEADTYISNGPFELTGWDHNTELRMTRNEEYWDADSVALDGATWLMVEDQNTAYSLFEQGGLHSTTPPADLAEELIASGEVDLYDQAGTYFYRFLTTEEPFQNKKIRQAFAKSVDRQTIVDSVIRQNQNVANGFVSYGFPEPSGEDFREVGGDLFAYDVEEAQQLLAEGMEEEGYDELPSITISYSSGPPEHERIAESLQQMYAENLEVDVDLEVVEASVFLDRQRGLEMQMSRSSFVADYADPINFLESFVTDSSMNRTAWSNEEYDQLIADSKAEGDEERRFELLHEAEALVLEEMPFFPLYFYNQPVLENEAVSGIVRHPVGYTELKWADVNE
- a CDS encoding VOC family protein, producing the protein MYERMSLGEVELTVTNLEESLDFYRDIIGFKEIKVEGQRAELFTNEGARLLILNENRDAKKNPGQLYVGLYHFALLYPDRASLGAQLLHLQKKQIEIGGADHLVSEAIYLNDPDGNGIELYCDRPRNSWTYSEDGSIRMDTIQLNAQSLLDLAEDWNGIPNGLTMGHVHMHVKDLAETEQFYKDVLQFDTMTHFGQQALFMSGAGYHHHFGFNTWVRNKTTAPEPFVGMSRYTIRMLDEKEFYAIRETPAVKAVLIEEGETSFTIQDPSEMFIKFTQE
- a CDS encoding LD-carboxypeptidase, whose product is MKTIYPKALQKGDTIGVIAPASKPLQANIEKAMKIYEEMGLQVLLSEHLTDGFGYLSAEDSHRIKALEDMFLNDEVKGIFCACGGYGTPRIVDQIRYDLIKENPKIFWGYSDITCLHTAIYQQTGLVTFHGPMMSSDLANEVDSLTMAGLKQIMSPTALTLEEQDQPVTSLQDGYVKGPLIGGNLTLLSSLIGSPYEINAKGALLFLEEIEEEPYRIDRMLNQLRLAGILDDAAGFVIGDFNQCTPKKRHRSLRLEDVFDHYLNRSGKPCIRGFPIGHCMPVYSIPYGAQATLDTHKKTVTIEAGTRE
- a CDS encoding CapA family protein — protein: MKRTTPTFGFIAVLFFMTGCDSGVEATSTEMTSLGKMEYVEGMERTAQANRFYQTTTIRAVGDILIHDRVYDDARIEDGFDFTPMLEDVAPYLQEADVTIANQETMIGGEEIGLSGYPAFNSPFEVGDALKEAGVDVVTLANNHTLDRGPQSIMNALQYWDELDMVYTGSFRDEEDASELRIVESEGISIAVLSYTYGTNGIPVPDGRDYLVNLADPSLMATQIADASEKADAVLVALHAGDEYVDYPNQQQRDWVQIAADNGATAVIGHHPHVLQPAEWIEGKHEHEMLVVYSLGNFLSGQYDHPRRVGGIFHFELEVVEGEKARAVNPALLPTYVQFEEGDRNYRVTPMKDLTDRELPDVNTHLEDVEAHMSQWLPELDVMTE
- a CDS encoding ABC transporter ATP-binding protein; translated protein: MSLLEINDLHINFKTYGGEVQAVRGVNLKLEKGETLAIVGESGCGKSVTAQSIMRLLPKGISKVKQGEVWFNGTNLLTLSDKKMRKIQGNDISMIFQDPMTSLNPTLSIGTQLTEGIRKHTSISASAAKAKALEMLTIVGISNGEDRLKQYPHEFSGGMRQRLMIAMALICEPDILIADEPTTALDVTIQAQILSLFKEIQRKTGVAIILITHDLGVVAQLADRVHVMYAGKVIELSDRRGLFYQSAHPYTKGLLRSIPRLDDAKEELVPISGTPPDLFSPPTGCPFAARCHYAMDVCRHHMPEMTKVSETHQAACWLLDERSKQVFKELA
- a CDS encoding ABC transporter permease; the encoded protein is MALLDSNGQSVKDELFQRNTEQLNAEQVSRPSLSYWRSVWMRLKQNKLAMFGLVTMIGLTIMAIIGPWISPHSIASPNYTMVNQPPSSEYWFGTDALGRDMFARTWYGARISLFVGLVAALIDCMVGIIYGGVSGYKGGKTDSFMMRIVEILYGLPYLLVVILLMVIMGPGLLTIIIALTITGWVGMARIVRGQVLSLKQNEYVLASKVFGASTSHIIRKSLLPNTMGPIIIQMTLTVPTAIFAEAFLSFLGLGISAPYASWGSLAEDGLSSILTGNWWRLFFPAFFISLTMYAFNVFGDGLQDAIDPKTRGN
- a CDS encoding C40 family peptidase is translated as MIEKRVSVPVSTVWTTNTSPRPIDQLITEEPYRIDVYLATMSYEDRLQLCTDNLAQTQLLFNDRVEVLNEENGWSEIIIPDQPTVKHVNGYPGWVPSRHLTASNHVNSEQSVLITSQTAWLYTLQKQRWLHLSFGTTFEVTTAEDDWIRVRTPLGEGYMERMEVSFQQFEKNGTAFLTNARRFLGLPYLWAGMSGFGFDCSGFVYRMYKSSGIILPRDASNQFQTGIVINEKEMEQGDLLYFAYDEGAGSVHHVAMYAGNGKIIHAPKTGKNVEEIALSGTIYDKELCGVRRFSSSSLWEVNAS